A single Sulfurimonas crateris DNA region contains:
- the tsaD gene encoding tRNA (adenosine(37)-N6)-threonylcarbamoyltransferase complex transferase subunit TsaD produces the protein MILSIESSCDDSAIAITEIATKKLLFHKKISQELEHSVYGGVVPELAARLHAEALPKILEECRPYFGSLKAVAVTSSPGLTVTLVEGVTMAKAISIALNIPIIGVNHLVGHIYSLFIEKESEFPLTVLLVSGGHTQVMEVKSLEDIKTVAKSMDDSFGESFDKVAKMMNLGYPGGPLIQELAKGGDRKKYNFTVPLHQSPLIAFSYSGLKNSVRLAVEKAEESDYRDIAASFERVAAAHIIQKLKKYFKEVPPKKFAIVGGASANLYLRSQIEELLKPHKADLLLSELKYCSDNAAMIGRVGVEMYEKGLFSSLDELEVCPKSVI, from the coding sequence ATGATACTAAGCATAGAGAGTTCATGTGACGACAGCGCGATAGCAATCACTGAGATAGCGACAAAGAAACTTCTTTTTCACAAGAAGATATCCCAAGAGCTTGAACACTCAGTTTACGGCGGTGTTGTTCCTGAGCTCGCAGCAAGACTTCACGCCGAAGCTCTGCCCAAGATCTTAGAGGAGTGCAGACCATATTTTGGCTCTCTTAAAGCTGTTGCAGTTACCTCTTCACCGGGGCTGACCGTGACTCTTGTCGAGGGTGTGACTATGGCAAAAGCTATCTCCATCGCATTGAACATTCCCATTATCGGGGTAAATCATCTTGTGGGGCATATCTACTCGCTCTTTATAGAGAAAGAGAGTGAGTTTCCTCTTACCGTTTTGCTGGTATCCGGCGGGCATACGCAGGTTATGGAAGTAAAAAGTTTAGAAGATATAAAAACAGTTGCAAAGAGCATGGATGACAGCTTTGGAGAGAGTTTTGACAAAGTGGCAAAGATGATGAATCTGGGCTACCCCGGCGGACCTTTGATCCAAGAGCTTGCAAAAGGTGGAGATAGAAAAAAGTACAACTTTACCGTTCCGCTGCATCAATCTCCGCTTATAGCATTTTCATATTCAGGCTTGAAAAACTCGGTAAGACTTGCGGTTGAAAAAGCAGAAGAGAGTGACTACAGAGATATTGCCGCTTCTTTTGAGCGAGTGGCTGCGGCGCATATTATCCAGAAGCTAAAAAAGTATTTTAAAGAGGTGCCTCCAAAAAAATTTGCAATAGTCGGCGGAGCAAGCGCTAACCTCTACCTTCGCTCCCAGATAGAAGAGCTGCTAAAACCCCATAAGGCGGATCTGCTTTTAAGTGAGTTAAAATATTGTTCGGACAATGCGGCAATGATAGGAAGAGTCGGGGTTGAGATGTATGAAAAAGGGTTGTTTAGTTCGCTTGATGAGTTAGAAGTCTGTCCAAAAAGTGTCATTTAA
- the tpx gene encoding thiol peroxidase: MATTKFKGTDVELLGNQVNVGDKAPEIKVVNSDGLGDVVVGGAQGVKQLVIVVPSLDTGVCATETRNFNAKAASLEGVKTTVVSMDLPFASGRFCAAEGIDKLTVASDFRNKDFANAYGVLLGGSVLAGVTCRAIFVIDENGVVTYKEIVPEITEEPNYDAAIAAVK; encoded by the coding sequence ATGGCAACTACAAAATTCAAGGGTACAGACGTAGAACTATTAGGAAATCAGGTAAATGTTGGTGATAAAGCACCAGAAATTAAAGTTGTAAACTCAGACGGTTTAGGCGATGTAGTAGTTGGTGGCGCTCAAGGCGTTAAGCAACTTGTGATCGTTGTTCCTTCACTAGATACTGGTGTATGTGCTACTGAGACTCGTAACTTCAATGCAAAAGCAGCTTCATTAGAGGGTGTTAAAACTACTGTTGTTTCTATGGACCTACCATTTGCATCTGGCAGATTTTGTGCTGCAGAGGGAATCGATAAGTTAACTGTTGCATCTGACTTCAGAAACAAAGATTTCGCTAACGCTTACGGTGTACTTCTTGGCGGTTCTGTTCTTGCAGGTGTTACTTGTAGAGCAATTTTCGTAATTGATGAGAACGGTGTTGTAACTTACAAAGAGATCGTTCCTGAAATCACTGAAGAGCCAAACTACGACGCTGCGATCGCTGCAGTTAAATAA
- a CDS encoding TIGR04219 family outer membrane beta-barrel protein — translation MKKLLFTFASGAVLASGVMADFTRVEMGAGAWMQTPKGSATYTDGGADGSYTSSENDKSETYIWALIKHPIPVLPNLRLEYVTLEDSGVASGTFKDFDIGAATTTLSYDMKQYDIIPYYNILDNTAWITLDLGLDIKIVDASYTAAPSAPFTGYSDSVTFAVPLLYVRARVEIPATDIGLEADVKYVTTGDSTVYDVRAKVDYTFDFTPAFQPALEVGYRVQKLDIDESGVDAKLDIDFSGLYVGLMLRF, via the coding sequence ATGAAAAAATTACTATTTACATTTGCCTCAGGGGCAGTTCTGGCTTCTGGCGTTATGGCTGATTTTACGCGCGTTGAGATGGGTGCGGGAGCATGGATGCAGACTCCAAAAGGGAGTGCTACATATACCGACGGCGGAGCTGACGGTAGCTATACCTCAAGCGAAAATGATAAGAGCGAGACCTATATCTGGGCTCTTATAAAACATCCGATTCCTGTTTTGCCAAATCTTAGGCTAGAGTATGTAACTCTGGAAGATAGCGGCGTTGCAAGCGGAACATTTAAAGATTTTGATATCGGAGCAGCAACAACTACGCTCTCTTACGATATGAAGCAGTATGACATTATTCCATACTACAATATTCTTGACAACACGGCTTGGATCACTCTTGATCTGGGACTTGATATTAAAATAGTCGATGCCTCTTACACGGCAGCCCCGTCTGCTCCGTTTACGGGTTACAGCGACAGCGTGACTTTTGCAGTTCCGCTTCTGTACGTGAGAGCAAGGGTTGAAATTCCTGCAACCGATATCGGTTTAGAGGCGGATGTTAAGTATGTAACGACAGGCGATTCTACGGTTTATGACGTAAGAGCAAAGGTTGATTATACGTTTGATTTTACTCCTGCATTTCAACCCGCGTTAGAGGTTGGTTACAGAGTTCAAAAGTTAGATATTGACGAGAGCGGCGTGGATGCAAAGCTTGATATTGACTTTTCCGGTCTTTATGTAGGTTTGATGCTTCGTTTTTAG
- a CDS encoding GNAT family N-acetyltransferase, whose translation MIPTLYFLRSSEQKIATDMLHYAYRLDEVGKRVEDVLHLETYSKFYGLSSKDLGLYALSEHKIAGAAWLRLLKEDDNANGFIDEKTPVLTIGIKPDFRAKGIGSAMLEQLFLESGALFERISVSVLKSEKALSFFKKHGFVEVENSFGKSPVDGSEVVTMVKELPKERVVRPSDGYDPRRWMD comes from the coding sequence ATGATACCTACACTATATTTTCTAAGATCTTCAGAGCAAAAAATCGCAACCGATATGCTCCACTATGCCTACCGTCTTGATGAAGTCGGCAAGAGAGTTGAAGATGTTTTACACTTAGAGACTTACAGCAAATTTTACGGACTCTCGTCCAAAGATCTGGGACTTTACGCTTTAAGTGAACATAAGATCGCAGGCGCTGCATGGCTGAGATTGCTAAAAGAGGATGATAATGCGAATGGCTTTATAGATGAGAAAACTCCCGTTCTTACCATCGGAATAAAACCTGATTTTAGAGCCAAAGGCATAGGTTCTGCAATGCTTGAACAGCTATTTTTAGAATCAGGCGCACTTTTTGAACGTATCAGCGTAAGTGTCTTAAAGAGTGAAAAAGCACTCAGTTTTTTTAAAAAGCATGGGTTTGTAGAGGTTGAAAACTCTTTTGGCAAGAGTCCTGTTGATGGAAGTGAAGTCGTAACTATGGTAAAAGAACTCCCAAAAGAGAGGGTTGTGCGGCCGAGTGACGGCTACGACCCTCGCAGATGGATGGATTAA
- a CDS encoding helix-hairpin-helix domain-containing protein, with translation MNNLTDLLTKKIALKREHIENILKLLDEGATIPFIARYRKEMTGGADDEVLREFETIYVSAKKLLERKEEILRLIAERATLSDALKKSIDEADSLRVLEDIYRPYKEKKNSRAATAMQNGLTPLADILQKAQLNQAEFKAKAKEFVKGAVSSVDEAVQGAQDILAERYADMPREREAIRNNMLRHGVLEIKKTKSFDENGLFKNFVQKSEKVAYIPSHRYLAIMRGVHEKELSVKITIDTDYIEANIKEYKIPRNASSSKELLFEAYRDGLKRLLLPSIEREVQAELKERADIAAISVFGKNLNQLLMTPPVTKRVILGVDPAFRTGCKLAVIDENGNYLESCVIYPTEPQKDYENSKNKVITLTNKYNITGVAIGNGTASRETQEFFARLNRDEDAKLNFTVVSEAGASVYSASKIASQEYPNLDVTIRGAISIAQRLQDPMAALVKIDPKSLGIGQYQHDVDQKLLEKKLGDVTQDLVNRVGVDINSASLSLLSYVAGVGAKVAQNIIAFREENGPFKTKEQLLKVKGLGKKAYEQAVGFIRIKNSKNIFDNSGIHPESYEVAKKLIGVNLGSIDIKQKASDLNVGEETLKDIIKELQKPGFDPREELPPIPFKDGITDIKMLSVGNFLSGIVRNITDFGAFVDIGLKNDGMIHISKMSATKISHPLEVLSLNQYLPQIEVVSIDEEKGKVGLSLI, from the coding sequence ATTAATAATTTAACAGACTTACTAACCAAAAAAATTGCTCTTAAACGTGAACATATAGAAAATATTCTAAAGCTTCTTGATGAGGGTGCTACTATCCCCTTTATCGCACGTTACCGTAAAGAGATGACGGGCGGAGCAGATGATGAAGTGCTTCGTGAATTTGAGACCATCTATGTTAGTGCCAAAAAACTTTTAGAGCGTAAAGAAGAGATCTTAAGGCTTATCGCCGAGAGAGCAACACTTAGCGATGCGCTCAAAAAAAGCATTGATGAGGCTGATAGTTTGCGTGTTTTAGAAGATATCTACCGCCCCTACAAAGAGAAGAAGAACTCCCGCGCCGCAACTGCCATGCAAAACGGACTTACTCCCCTTGCAGATATTTTGCAAAAAGCACAACTTAACCAAGCCGAGTTCAAAGCAAAAGCAAAAGAGTTTGTAAAGGGTGCTGTTAGCTCCGTAGATGAAGCCGTACAGGGAGCGCAGGATATCTTGGCGGAGCGTTATGCAGATATGCCGCGTGAGCGTGAAGCGATAAGAAACAATATGCTTCGTCATGGAGTTTTGGAGATTAAAAAGACAAAGAGTTTTGATGAGAACGGACTCTTTAAAAACTTCGTCCAAAAAAGCGAAAAGGTCGCTTATATTCCATCACATCGCTACCTTGCCATAATGCGCGGAGTACATGAAAAAGAGCTAAGTGTAAAGATAACGATCGATACCGATTACATAGAAGCAAACATAAAAGAGTACAAAATCCCCCGCAACGCTTCAAGTTCAAAAGAGCTTCTTTTTGAAGCATACAGAGACGGGTTAAAAAGGCTTCTGCTTCCCTCCATAGAAAGAGAAGTCCAAGCCGAGCTAAAAGAGAGAGCCGATATTGCGGCGATATCGGTCTTTGGAAAAAATCTAAACCAGCTCCTCATGACCCCGCCTGTAACCAAAAGAGTTATTTTGGGAGTAGACCCCGCTTTTAGAACAGGTTGTAAGCTGGCAGTCATTGATGAGAATGGCAACTATCTGGAGTCTTGTGTCATCTATCCAACGGAGCCTCAAAAGGATTATGAAAACTCCAAAAACAAGGTTATAACACTAACTAACAAGTATAACATCACGGGCGTAGCCATCGGAAACGGTACTGCCTCGCGTGAGACGCAGGAGTTTTTTGCACGACTAAACAGAGACGAGGATGCAAAGCTAAACTTCACGGTCGTCTCTGAAGCCGGAGCCTCAGTCTACTCCGCTTCAAAGATAGCTTCGCAGGAGTATCCAAATCTTGACGTGACCATAAGAGGGGCGATCTCTATTGCTCAAAGGCTTCAAGACCCGATGGCTGCACTTGTTAAAATAGACCCTAAAAGCTTGGGCATCGGACAGTATCAGCATGACGTTGACCAGAAACTTTTAGAGAAGAAACTGGGTGATGTCACGCAAGATTTGGTAAACCGCGTAGGTGTAGATATAAACTCCGCTTCACTCTCGCTTCTCTCTTATGTCGCAGGCGTAGGCGCAAAAGTAGCTCAAAATATCATAGCTTTTAGAGAAGAGAATGGTCCATTTAAGACAAAAGAGCAGCTTCTAAAAGTAAAAGGTCTTGGCAAAAAGGCGTACGAGCAGGCGGTGGGATTTATCCGCATCAAAAACTCAAAAAATATTTTTGACAACAGCGGGATACATCCCGAGAGTTACGAAGTTGCGAAGAAACTCATCGGGGTTAATCTAGGCTCAATCGATATCAAACAAAAAGCTTCTGATCTGAATGTCGGAGAAGAGACGCTAAAAGACATTATAAAAGAGCTGCAAAAACCCGGCTTTGACCCAAGAGAAGAGCTCCCACCCATTCCGTTTAAGGATGGCATAACCGACATAAAGATGCTGAGTGTGGGAAATTTTCTCTCTGGTATTGTTAGAAATATTACCGATTTTGGGGCTTTTGTGGATATCGGGCTCAAAAATGACGGTATGATCCACATCTCAAAGATGAGTGCAACAAAGATCTCTCATCCGCTTGAAGTACTCTCACTTAACCAATACCTGCCTCAAATAGAGGTCGTCTCTATAGATGAAGAGAAAGGAAAAGTCGGACTTAGTCTGATATAA
- a CDS encoding DUF234 domain-containing protein — MAKYPTLLEQFRSFCYQNKADDIQKAIEYFSVFGGMSWSVDLSKSLEELIESKVLKNYTYIHGDITKITRSDKTSHALLSAAATGDGRVHSALKRARISRAEGEEAIDDLCDKNILKREYSLESPPIDDEKIDEKLNFGTPFMRFWFAFVSPYFKSIKDGDFKESKEAFANRKSEFYELTFKKLSHELIKKSFKDDQIVEIGSYWDRRAQIDILAKTKSGKVVAGICKYSNQKAKKSELGKLQEQCTQAELTPNIYVIVSKGGFSNELKALRGEDVKLFALKNFKTLIEDISEKDFIECVGKKY; from the coding sequence ATGGCAAAATACCCCACGCTTCTAGAGCAGTTCCGCTCCTTTTGTTATCAAAACAAGGCTGATGATATTCAAAAGGCAATAGAATACTTTTCGGTATTTGGCGGCATGAGCTGGAGTGTTGACTTGAGTAAATCGCTTGAAGAGCTCATAGAGAGCAAGGTTTTAAAAAACTACACCTATATTCACGGCGATATTACAAAGATCACCCGAAGCGACAAAACAAGCCACGCTCTCTTAAGCGCCGCAGCAACGGGTGATGGCAGAGTTCACTCTGCGCTAAAGAGAGCACGCATCTCAAGAGCTGAGGGGGAAGAGGCTATAGATGATCTTTGCGATAAAAACATCCTAAAGCGTGAATACTCGCTTGAATCTCCGCCGATCGATGATGAAAAGATAGATGAAAAACTAAATTTTGGCACCCCTTTTATGCGTTTTTGGTTCGCTTTTGTCTCACCATATTTTAAGAGCATCAAAGATGGCGATTTCAAAGAATCAAAAGAGGCATTTGCCAACCGAAAAAGCGAATTTTACGAACTTACTTTTAAAAAACTCTCACACGAACTCATAAAAAAGAGCTTCAAAGATGACCAGATCGTCGAGATAGGAAGCTACTGGGACAGAAGAGCGCAGATAGATATCTTGGCAAAGACGAAGTCTGGAAAAGTTGTGGCGGGAATATGCAAATACTCCAACCAAAAAGCAAAAAAGAGTGAACTCGGCAAACTTCAAGAGCAGTGCACTCAAGCCGAACTAACGCCTAACATCTATGTTATTGTCTCTAAAGGCGGTTTTTCAAATGAGTTAAAAGCCCTAAGGGGCGAAGATGTTAAACTATTTGCTTTGAAAAATTTTAAAACACTCATAGAAGATATAAGCGAAAAAGATTTTATAGAGTGCGTAGGAAAAAAATATTAA
- a CDS encoding flagellar hook-length control protein FliK: MINTSLNKQLGIILPNTNRALAAILKDATPKEMEAVLKNKDLKSVINSLLKESSVNPDTNKTLLNLAKNNPTLKDLGNITGTVKELLSALKSEKNPLPVETTLKRFLVDIKELSEPVLKQKLENSGIFLESRLKNVQNPQVELKNLLTSLEKSVAKSEVPNAKLLAQNIKELLNTPTLKEATNSALVHSVKDNKEALAQLSKGIGNIVSKLSEQLKGADIITTKGFERQLSKVEHLVSQKMLSAENFKPAMLVDALKQLNTQIAQSPQLMQSQKPEVKGIFDALVKIVESLKVITVENPTPKAALDLFVDKKLPQDIRTVIDVLKSGVEKADPVFSKEVASAVSKLTQFTAPQTLEVQSNIKEILSGDLKSLLLKAGEEIAKSSHPNQAEILKHVDKLLLQIDYFQLLSHLSSSSSLYLPFSWDSLEEGNINIKKDKNSAFYCDIDLKLKEYGELKLKLALYEENQINIHIYSQNKEFKEIVRENIASLRSALIELRITPKEIRILDTPTTASAYENSDSKIDMGFEVKI; this comes from the coding sequence ATGATCAACACATCTCTAAACAAACAGCTCGGCATCATTCTTCCAAACACTAACAGAGCGTTAGCGGCTATTTTAAAAGATGCGACGCCTAAAGAGATGGAGGCGGTTCTAAAAAACAAAGACCTAAAGTCAGTCATAAACTCTCTGCTTAAAGAGAGCAGTGTAAATCCAGACACCAATAAGACCCTTTTAAATCTTGCAAAGAACAACCCCACGCTAAAAGATCTGGGCAATATTACAGGCACGGTAAAAGAGCTCTTAAGTGCGCTAAAGAGTGAAAAAAATCCTCTTCCCGTTGAGACGACACTTAAGAGGTTTTTAGTCGATATAAAAGAGCTAAGCGAGCCTGTTTTAAAGCAGAAGCTTGAAAATTCGGGCATTTTTTTGGAATCAAGACTCAAAAACGTGCAAAATCCTCAGGTAGAGCTTAAAAATCTGCTGACATCTCTTGAAAAGAGCGTGGCAAAAAGTGAAGTGCCAAATGCGAAACTGCTTGCTCAAAACATTAAAGAGCTTCTTAACACTCCGACTCTAAAAGAGGCAACAAATAGCGCTCTTGTGCACTCTGTAAAAGATAATAAAGAGGCTTTGGCACAGCTCTCAAAAGGGATTGGGAATATTGTATCAAAACTCTCGGAGCAGCTAAAGGGCGCGGATATCATAACGACAAAAGGTTTTGAGCGGCAACTCTCAAAAGTAGAGCATCTGGTCTCTCAAAAGATGCTAAGCGCAGAGAATTTCAAACCCGCAATGCTGGTGGATGCTCTAAAGCAGTTAAATACTCAGATTGCACAGAGCCCACAGCTTATGCAGAGCCAAAAACCCGAAGTTAAGGGTATCTTTGATGCACTTGTAAAGATAGTAGAGTCTCTAAAAGTTATCACGGTTGAAAATCCGACGCCAAAAGCCGCACTGGATCTTTTTGTGGATAAAAAGCTCCCCCAAGATATTCGCACGGTTATAGATGTTTTAAAGAGTGGCGTTGAAAAAGCAGACCCTGTTTTTTCTAAAGAGGTCGCCTCTGCTGTCTCAAAACTGACCCAGTTTACGGCTCCGCAGACATTGGAAGTGCAGAGCAACATTAAAGAGATATTGTCTGGGGATCTGAAGTCTCTCTTGCTAAAAGCGGGCGAAGAGATAGCAAAGTCTTCGCACCCAAATCAGGCGGAGATATTAAAACATGTGGATAAACTGCTGCTTCAGATAGACTACTTCCAGCTGCTCTCCCATCTCTCTTCCTCCTCGTCTCTCTATCTTCCATTCTCGTGGGATAGCCTTGAAGAGGGGAATATAAACATCAAAAAAGATAAAAACTCTGCATTTTATTGCGATATTGATCTGAAGTTAAAAGAGTATGGGGAGCTGAAGTTGAAACTTGCTCTTTATGAAGAGAATCAGATAAATATCCATATCTATTCACAGAACAAGGAGTTTAAGGAGATAGTTAGAGAAAATATAGCATCTCTGCGCTCCGCCTTGATCGAGCTGCGTATCACTCCTAAAGAGATACGTATTTTGGATACGCCGACAACTGCATCTGCATACGAAAACAGCGACTCAAAGATCGATATGGGATTTGAGGTAAAAATATGA
- a CDS encoding EscU/YscU/HrcU family type III secretion system export apparatus switch protein: MKKAAALRYDTTKEKAPRVVAKGQGKSAENIIKIAELHNLPIKKDEDLIELLSKVELDKEVPEALYRAVAEVFSFIYKVSKKS, translated from the coding sequence ATGAAAAAAGCTGCAGCCCTAAGATATGACACAACAAAAGAGAAGGCACCCCGAGTAGTTGCCAAGGGGCAGGGGAAGAGTGCGGAGAATATTATTAAAATAGCCGAACTTCACAATCTGCCCATAAAAAAGGATGAGGACCTTATAGAGCTGCTCTCAAAAGTGGAGCTAGACAAAGAGGTTCCAGAAGCACTTTATAGAGCCGTTGCAGAGGTGTTTAGTTTTATATACAAAGTGAGTAAAAAGAGTTAA
- a CDS encoding DNA recombination protein RmuC encodes MFEALYVAVGVLFGALGVWIAIVGSLKNALAQEREKSAALLSQNAVLQERIEGINEKNREKFELLEQSREQMRLEFQELAQKILENNSQKFSLQNQENISKMIEPMREQFREFKKQIDDVYIKEAKDRSMLQAEIRSIKEINHQMSKDAKNLTKALKGESKKQGVWGEMVLESVLENSGLRLGKEYEREVSLEHESDGSRYRPDVLVHLPDNRDIIIDAKTSLTAYERYASAESEEQKEQFAIEHLSSIKKHIKELSSKDYTNLKGVKTLDFIFMFIPIESALLMAMEYDGSLFDHAFKRNVILVGPTTLMVSLRAVENSWKYERQQRNAQEIAKRAGLLFDKFAGFIESVEKLGNQITTVQKTYDETFAKLHSGSGSITSQFQKLQKLGAANSKNLPEYMLED; translated from the coding sequence ATGTTTGAAGCCCTTTACGTAGCAGTAGGAGTGCTCTTTGGCGCACTTGGCGTCTGGATTGCGATTGTCGGCAGTTTAAAGAACGCCCTTGCTCAAGAGCGTGAAAAATCAGCCGCACTTCTAAGCCAAAACGCTGTCCTGCAGGAGCGCATTGAGGGCATAAACGAGAAGAACAGAGAGAAGTTTGAACTGCTGGAGCAGAGCAGAGAGCAGATGAGGCTTGAGTTTCAAGAGCTGGCGCAAAAGATCTTGGAGAACAACTCACAAAAGTTCTCTCTGCAGAACCAGGAAAATATCTCCAAGATGATAGAGCCGATGAGAGAACAGTTTAGAGAGTTTAAAAAGCAGATCGATGACGTCTATATCAAAGAGGCAAAAGACCGCTCGATGCTTCAAGCCGAGATAAGAAGCATCAAAGAGATAAATCATCAGATGAGCAAAGATGCCAAAAACCTCACAAAAGCGCTCAAAGGCGAGAGCAAAAAACAGGGAGTCTGGGGAGAGATGGTCTTAGAGAGCGTGCTTGAGAACTCAGGACTGAGGCTTGGCAAAGAGTATGAAAGAGAAGTAAGTCTGGAGCACGAGAGTGATGGAAGCCGCTACCGTCCCGATGTCTTGGTGCACCTACCCGATAATAGAGATATTATCATAGATGCCAAAACCTCTCTTACGGCATATGAGCGCTACGCTTCGGCTGAGAGCGAGGAGCAAAAAGAGCAATTTGCCATAGAGCATCTATCTTCTATAAAAAAGCATATAAAAGAGCTTAGCAGCAAGGATTACACAAATCTAAAGGGTGTAAAAACGCTCGATTTTATCTTTATGTTCATCCCTATCGAGAGCGCGCTTCTTATGGCAATGGAGTATGACGGCTCGCTCTTTGACCACGCCTTTAAAAGAAATGTTATTTTGGTTGGTCCAACCACTCTTATGGTCTCGCTTCGTGCGGTTGAAAACAGCTGGAAGTATGAGAGGCAGCAGAGAAATGCCCAAGAGATTGCAAAACGCGCGGGGCTTCTTTTTGACAAGTTTGCGGGATTCATTGAGAGTGTCGAGAAGCTCGGAAATCAGATAACCACCGTTCAAAAGACATACGACGAGACCTTTGCAAAGCTGCACTCTGGAAGCGGAAGCATAACGAGCCAGTTTCAAAAGCTTCAAAAACTCGGAGCGGCAAACAGCAAAAATCTGCCTGAATATATGCTTGAAGATTAA
- a CDS encoding EAL and HDOD domain-containing protein: MQNLYFARQPILSREAKVDFYEVLYRAQKSQDMESGFIFESSLLEALQKIGRQSVLGKRRAFIKVDEKLLLSDKIYTLSYEFFVFSLVADIEIREDVIKRVSDLNERGYMLAIDDFPPTATSMSKYSKIIDEVSFIKIDFDRTVLVNEDSKEMVARVKERGVSVVATNVSDKLRYGFAKSLGCLFFQGYYFSKAKMFEEDQCKPPRLNILKLYSLLANDAEFEVIVNEFKKNSSISILLLKYINSGAFHFKNRISSIHHILTLVGREPLSKWLMLVIYSMANIPNPKTSPIMLMVKNRTAMMERILKETLPDASKSMLDQAYFVGVLSLVDVLFEDDMQKILDEMNVYDVVRNALLEDSGILGEIYALIRDIEEFNPKAMMEFEERHSLKSGVIGEITIECMKEVAVFEVALSSIEG, from the coding sequence ATGCAAAACTTATACTTCGCACGCCAGCCGATTCTTAGTAGAGAGGCAAAGGTTGATTTTTATGAAGTGCTCTACAGAGCGCAAAAATCGCAGGATATGGAGAGTGGTTTTATATTTGAGAGTTCACTTCTTGAAGCTTTGCAAAAGATCGGCAGACAGTCGGTTCTAGGAAAGCGAAGAGCATTTATAAAAGTGGACGAGAAGCTGCTCCTTAGCGATAAGATATACACGCTCTCGTATGAATTTTTTGTATTTTCGTTAGTCGCAGACATAGAGATAAGAGAAGATGTTATCAAGAGAGTCAGTGACCTAAATGAAAGAGGCTATATGTTAGCTATTGATGATTTTCCTCCAACTGCTACATCAATGAGCAAGTATTCAAAAATTATTGATGAGGTCTCTTTTATCAAGATAGATTTTGACAGAACTGTTTTAGTGAATGAAGATAGCAAAGAGATGGTTGCCAGAGTAAAAGAGAGGGGCGTGAGCGTTGTTGCGACAAATGTATCGGACAAGCTTAGATATGGGTTTGCAAAAAGTCTGGGTTGTCTCTTTTTTCAGGGCTACTACTTCTCAAAAGCAAAGATGTTTGAGGAGGATCAGTGCAAGCCGCCAAGACTAAACATCTTAAAACTCTACTCTCTTCTTGCAAACGATGCGGAGTTTGAAGTTATTGTAAATGAGTTCAAAAAAAACAGCTCGATAAGCATTCTGCTTCTAAAGTATATAAATTCTGGGGCATTTCACTTTAAAAATAGGATCTCGTCTATACATCACATATTGACGCTTGTAGGAAGAGAGCCGCTCTCAAAGTGGCTGATGCTCGTGATCTACTCCATGGCAAATATTCCAAACCCAAAAACATCGCCTATTATGCTTATGGTAAAGAACCGTACCGCCATGATGGAGAGAATCTTAAAAGAGACACTGCCAGACGCCTCTAAAAGCATGTTGGATCAGGCGTACTTTGTGGGCGTACTCTCCTTAGTAGATGTCCTTTTTGAAGATGATATGCAAAAGATACTCGATGAGATGAACGTATATGATGTCGTGCGAAACGCACTGCTGGAAGATAGCGGTATTTTAGGCGAGATATATGCACTCATTAGAGATATAGAGGAGTTTAACCCAAAAGCTATGATGGAGTTTGAAGAGAGACACTCTCTTAAGAGCGGCGTGATCGGGGAGATAACAATAGAGTGTATGAAAGAGGTTGCGGTATTTGAGGTCGCACTCTCTTCAATAGAAGGATAA
- a CDS encoding YwbE family protein — MDSIKRADIRSGMSVAIVLKEDQATGRLTDGIVRDILTKSPTHPHGIKVRLMSREVGRVKKIY, encoded by the coding sequence ATGGATTCAATTAAAAGAGCGGATATTAGAAGCGGTATGAGCGTAGCGATAGTACTTAAAGAGGATCAGGCAACAGGGCGATTGACAGATGGGATAGTCCGTGATATTTTGACAAAATCCCCGACGCATCCTCACGGAATAAAAGTCCGTCTGATGAGCCGTGAAGTCGGCAGAGTAAAGAAGATATATTAA